One Nitrosomonas sp. PY1 DNA window includes the following coding sequences:
- the scpB gene encoding SMC-Scp complex subunit ScpB, with the protein MSDPLAIDHTNTADETHDLNKVIQILEAALLSSHEPLSAQELRKLFNHELTASLITSQLEKIRDKWTNSCVELTQVASGWRFQVRLEIQPYLNRLTPQKAPRYTRAVMETLAIIAYHQPVTRGDIEEIRGVSTSGAILKTLSARGWIETVGHRSVPGKPALFATTENFLNDLNLRTLEELPPLEEMKSLIINDKISV; encoded by the coding sequence ATGTCCGATCCATTAGCGATTGACCACACAAATACTGCGGATGAAACGCACGATCTCAATAAAGTAATTCAAATCCTGGAAGCAGCTTTACTATCCAGTCATGAGCCTCTATCTGCGCAAGAGCTTAGAAAACTATTCAATCATGAATTGACTGCTTCTCTAATCACTAGCCAACTAGAAAAGATTCGCGACAAATGGACCAATTCTTGCGTAGAGCTCACTCAAGTAGCCAGTGGTTGGCGATTTCAAGTTAGACTCGAGATACAGCCTTATCTCAATCGCCTGACTCCGCAAAAAGCACCGCGTTATACACGTGCCGTCATGGAAACTCTCGCAATTATTGCTTATCATCAGCCTGTTACACGAGGTGATATAGAAGAAATACGGGGAGTAAGTACTTCCGGTGCCATTCTCAAAACACTAAGCGCACGTGGCTGGATTGAAACCGTTGGCCACCGGAGTGTTCCAGGCAAACCTGCACTATTTGCAACCACAGAAAATTTTCTAAATGACCTGAATTTACGTACGTTGGAAGAATTACCACCACTGGAAGAAATGAAGTCTCTAATTATAAATGACAAAATCTCTGTATAA
- a CDS encoding ScpA family protein: protein MYPVIVSSIDQPRIPTSIARICGEPLLEIPQDLYIPPNALEVLLDTFQGPLDLLLYLIRKHNLNILDIPMAELTQQYMRYVDTMCADQLELAAEYLLMSALLIEIKSRMLLPAMPKIHTEEDDDPRAELVRRLLEYEQIKKAALRLNELPQVGREITVTQVWTAHTPIDQSPSLHIDDLRRAWETILSRSHIHQHHQIKRETLSVRAYMSQIMRDLQIHEQLQFHELFSASAAIAEVIVTFLAILELAKALVIEVTQSQPFELIYVRSISD from the coding sequence ATGTACCCTGTCATAGTAAGTTCAATCGACCAACCCAGAATACCTACTTCCATTGCCAGAATCTGCGGCGAGCCATTGCTAGAAATTCCACAGGATCTATATATTCCACCTAACGCGTTGGAAGTTCTGCTTGATACATTTCAAGGTCCTTTGGATCTTTTGCTTTACCTAATTCGTAAGCACAACCTCAATATTCTCGATATACCGATGGCTGAATTGACACAACAGTATATGCGTTATGTTGACACAATGTGCGCCGATCAATTAGAACTGGCCGCAGAATACTTACTAATGAGTGCATTACTCATAGAAATCAAGTCACGCATGCTACTTCCCGCCATGCCTAAAATACATACCGAAGAAGATGATGATCCACGTGCAGAATTGGTTAGGCGGTTATTGGAATATGAACAAATCAAAAAAGCTGCACTGCGTTTGAATGAATTACCACAAGTCGGTCGTGAAATTACTGTGACACAAGTATGGACAGCACATACGCCGATCGATCAGTCTCCCAGTCTTCATATTGATGACCTCCGACGAGCTTGGGAAACCATTCTTTCTCGCTCTCATATTCACCAACATCATCAAATTAAGCGCGAAACATTATCTGTTCGGGCCTATATGAGCCAAATCATGCGCGATTTGCAAATACATGAACAATTGCAGTTTCACGAATTATTCAGCGCCTCCGCAGCTATTGCAGAAGTTATAGTAACTTTTTTAGCGATTCTCGAACTTGCCAAAGCATTAGTGATAGAAGTTACCCAATCTCAACCATTCGAATTAATTTATGTCCGATCCATTAGCGATTGA
- a CDS encoding tryptophan--tRNA ligase: MFADRVLSGMRPTGSLHLGHYHGVLKNWIHLQQQYECLFFVADWHALTTHYDTPEIIEQNVWDMVVDWLAAGVDPSQATLFIQSKVPAHSELYLLLSMMTPLGWLERVPTYKDQQEKLSDKDLGTYGFLGYPLLQSADILIYRANLVPVGEDQVPHLEFTREIARRFNHIYGKELGFEEKAEQAIKKLGSKKSKLYNELRNLYQEQGDGGALEEARSLLTEQQSLSLSDRERLFGYLEGGGKMILAEPEALLTGASKMPGLDGQKMSKSYDNTISLREDPVSIEKKIRTMPTDPARVRRSDPGDPNKCPVWQFHMVYSNHDTQEWVQQGCRNAQIGCLDCKSPIISAILAEQGPIYERIQKYEEDPTLVRNIIADGCEKANKLAEETMRDIRKVMGLNYS, encoded by the coding sequence ATGTTTGCTGATCGTGTTTTATCGGGTATGCGCCCTACAGGCAGCTTACATTTGGGGCATTACCACGGTGTTTTAAAAAACTGGATTCATTTACAGCAACAGTATGAATGTTTATTTTTTGTAGCTGACTGGCACGCTCTGACAACACATTACGATACACCAGAAATTATTGAACAAAATGTTTGGGATATGGTGGTCGATTGGCTGGCTGCGGGAGTAGATCCGTCACAAGCAACGCTGTTTATTCAATCAAAAGTACCGGCACATTCAGAGCTATACTTACTATTGTCAATGATGACGCCGCTGGGTTGGCTGGAGCGTGTTCCAACCTATAAAGATCAGCAGGAAAAGCTATCCGACAAAGACCTAGGCACCTATGGCTTTCTCGGCTACCCTTTATTGCAAAGCGCAGATATACTGATTTATCGTGCCAACTTGGTTCCAGTAGGAGAAGATCAAGTTCCTCATCTGGAATTTACTCGGGAGATCGCACGCCGATTCAATCATATTTATGGCAAAGAACTCGGATTCGAAGAAAAAGCGGAGCAGGCAATTAAAAAGCTAGGATCGAAAAAATCGAAATTATATAATGAATTACGCAACCTCTATCAGGAACAAGGTGATGGAGGTGCATTAGAAGAGGCGCGCTCACTCTTAACTGAACAGCAGAGTCTAAGCCTCAGTGATCGCGAAAGATTATTTGGATACTTGGAAGGCGGTGGAAAAATGATTCTGGCAGAACCTGAAGCATTGTTAACCGGAGCTTCTAAAATGCCTGGCTTGGATGGACAAAAAATGTCTAAGTCATATGACAATACGATCAGCTTACGAGAAGATCCAGTCAGTATCGAAAAAAAGATTCGCACCATGCCAACTGATCCAGCCAGAGTTAGACGAAGCGATCCAGGTGACCCTAATAAATGCCCGGTCTGGCAATTTCATATGGTCTATTCCAACCACGATACACAAGAATGGGTACAACAAGGTTGCCGTAATGCACAGATCGGTTGCTTGGATTGCAAATCACCAATAATTTCGGCCATTTTAGCTGAGCAGGGTCCAATATATGAGCGAATTCAAAAGTACGAAGAAGATCCAACGCTAGTTCGTAATATTATTGCCGATGGCTGCGAGAAAGCTAATAAATTAGCCGAAGAAACCATGCGCGATATCCGAAAAGTAATGGGATTAAATTACTCCTAA
- a CDS encoding site-2 protease family protein, whose amino-acid sequence MDSIIQGIAIYALPVIFAITLHEAAHGYAAKHFGDFTAYNEGRISLNPVRHIDPIGTILVPLSLFIISKMTMGAGFLFGWAKPVPVNFSNLRHPKSDMLWVAVAGPSANLFMAILWAVVIKLAIAVPESSLAKPAVLMGIAGIEINIILMVLNLLPLPPLDGGRMAVSLLPHRLAYQFSRLEPYGFVILLVLMFSGALGAIIGPIIIWFKIMIVSLFGLYI is encoded by the coding sequence ATGGATAGTATTATTCAAGGTATTGCAATTTATGCCTTACCTGTTATTTTTGCCATTACTTTGCACGAAGCCGCCCATGGATACGCGGCAAAACATTTCGGAGATTTTACTGCGTACAATGAAGGACGAATTAGCTTGAATCCGGTTCGTCATATTGACCCTATCGGAACCATTCTGGTGCCGCTCTCATTGTTTATCATCAGTAAGATGACAATGGGGGCAGGTTTTTTATTTGGTTGGGCAAAACCGGTTCCGGTTAATTTCTCTAATTTACGACACCCAAAAAGCGATATGCTTTGGGTGGCTGTAGCCGGTCCGAGCGCAAATCTATTCATGGCCATTCTCTGGGCAGTAGTCATCAAATTGGCAATCGCAGTCCCTGAAAGTAGTCTTGCTAAACCAGCAGTTCTAATGGGGATCGCCGGTATCGAAATCAACATTATTTTGATGGTACTAAATTTACTGCCGCTACCACCTTTAGATGGCGGTCGAATGGCTGTTAGCTTACTACCCCATCGCTTGGCATACCAATTCTCGCGTCTTGAGCCTTATGGATTCGTAATATTGCTGGTCTTGATGTTTAGCGGTGCGCTAGGAGCGATAATTGGTCCCATTATTATTTGGTTCAAAATAATGATCGTATCACTTTTCGGATTATATATTTAA
- a CDS encoding L-threonylcarbamoyladenylate synthase, giving the protein MAQFFSIHSNTPHSRLIKQAVTIVRSGGVIVYPTDSCYALGCHLNDKTAMSRIRTIRQVDEQHHFTLICRDLAEIATYAKVDNSQYRLLKATTPGNYTFILQATREVPRRMQHPKRNTIGLRIPDHPVVLALLEELGEPLLSSTLILPGDEWPLNDAEEIRNRLEHQVDLVMDSGSCGIEMTTVIDLTKDTPELIRQGKGPIAPFGINHG; this is encoded by the coding sequence GTGGCTCAATTTTTCTCAATTCATTCCAACACACCTCACTCACGATTGATCAAACAAGCTGTTACGATAGTTCGTAGCGGCGGCGTGATTGTTTACCCAACTGATTCTTGCTATGCTTTAGGATGTCACCTAAATGACAAAACAGCAATGTCTCGTATCCGCACTATTCGACAAGTAGATGAACAACATCACTTCACATTGATCTGTCGAGACTTGGCAGAGATTGCGACTTATGCCAAGGTTGATAACAGCCAATATCGATTACTAAAAGCAACCACACCGGGTAACTATACCTTTATTTTACAAGCAACTCGTGAAGTACCACGCCGAATGCAACACCCCAAACGCAATACTATCGGATTACGCATTCCCGATCATCCAGTGGTTCTAGCATTGCTTGAAGAACTCGGCGAACCTTTGCTCAGTTCGACTTTAATATTACCCGGCGATGAATGGCCTTTAAATGATGCAGAAGAAATCCGCAATCGCTTAGAACATCAAGTAGATTTAGTCATGGATTCTGGATCATGTGGCATTGAAATGACAACAGTAATTGACTTAACTAAAGATACTCCAGAATTGATTCGGCAAGGAAAAGGACCTATAGCACCCTTTGGTATCAATCATGGATAG
- a CDS encoding 3',5'-nucleoside bisphosphate phosphatase, with product MLNIDLHCHSNISDGLLTPTHLVERALHRGVETLALTDHDDIAGLSEAQKAADSNHIKFINGVEISVSWRGRTLHILGLAIDPKYTPLLEGLATLRAGRLSRAERIAAELEKNGIHGSLEGACAYVGNQGIIGRTHFARFLVERGNAKDIKSVFKKYLVKGKPGYTPHQWAELSDAINWIRGSGGQAVIAHPGRYGLGKNVTQDLLDEFCQLGGSALEVISPSHTSEQVKFYAQCAQDMKLSVSCGSDFHGPNESYYDLGQLPNIPPGCIPIWHNWKNNS from the coding sequence ATGCTCAATATTGACCTGCACTGCCATTCTAATATCTCAGATGGACTACTAACGCCTACTCATTTAGTGGAGCGCGCATTACATCGAGGCGTTGAAACACTAGCACTGACAGATCATGACGATATTGCTGGATTGTCTGAAGCGCAAAAAGCCGCCGACAGCAATCACATCAAATTTATCAATGGAGTAGAAATCTCCGTCAGCTGGCGCGGTCGCACATTGCATATTCTTGGCCTTGCAATTGACCCAAAGTATACTCCACTGTTAGAAGGCCTGGCCACCCTACGCGCAGGGCGGTTATCACGAGCGGAAAGAATTGCTGCAGAGCTGGAAAAAAATGGTATTCATGGCAGCTTGGAAGGCGCCTGTGCATATGTTGGAAATCAAGGCATCATCGGGCGGACTCATTTTGCACGTTTTCTCGTTGAGCGAGGAAACGCCAAAGACATCAAATCAGTGTTTAAAAAATACCTTGTTAAAGGAAAACCAGGATACACACCCCACCAATGGGCAGAATTAAGTGATGCGATTAATTGGATCCGAGGAAGTGGCGGTCAAGCAGTAATTGCGCACCCTGGCCGTTATGGTTTAGGTAAAAATGTCACACAGGATTTATTAGATGAATTTTGTCAGCTAGGGGGTAGTGCACTTGAAGTCATCTCCCCAAGCCACACCTCTGAACAAGTAAAATTTTATGCACAATGTGCACAAGATATGAAGCTATCAGTTTCTTGCGGATCAGATTTTCATGGCCCAAATGAAAGTTATTATGACTTGGGTCAACTCCCGAATATTCCCCCGGGTTGTATACCCATTTGGCACAACTGGAAAAACAATTCATAA
- a CDS encoding NnrS family protein, with the protein MTVWNYISAAPHRCLFLIGALQGILTLLWWVFDLSGRYAVVGTAFNWSIAPIWAHVFLMIYGFFPFFIFGFLFTTYPNWMNGEKVKPRGYLSTCVLMLCGVLLFYIGLAVGKELSIVGVAVMLIGWSLAVYVLLRILFTAAAQDKRHAKVISIALLMGWLGLTAYLLWLVTGNPFMIDFSNHIGVWFFLVPIVLTVSHRMIPFFSSRVLDNYVMVRPFWLLWLMIAFIVVHGGMQLMEIRGYLWMVDIPLALCAFYLSYRWGWVRSFRVKLLAVLHISFVWFAISMVLYGLQSFIYMQSGKVILGLAPLHALTIGFFTSMILAMVSRVTLGHSGRPLELDQFTWILFLGFQATAVLRIIADAPLAATIMPQLYVIAGLIWLFSFVLWAVKYVPIYWKPRVDGKQG; encoded by the coding sequence ATGACCGTATGGAATTATATCTCTGCCGCTCCTCATCGGTGTCTGTTTTTGATTGGTGCACTGCAAGGTATTTTGACATTACTTTGGTGGGTTTTTGATCTTAGCGGGCGCTATGCCGTTGTGGGGACAGCCTTTAATTGGAGTATTGCACCGATCTGGGCGCATGTTTTTTTGATGATCTATGGCTTCTTTCCGTTCTTTATTTTTGGTTTTTTGTTTACGACATATCCCAACTGGATGAATGGAGAAAAAGTTAAACCTCGCGGATATCTGTCGACTTGTGTGCTAATGCTGTGTGGCGTACTGCTATTTTATATTGGATTGGCGGTAGGTAAAGAACTAAGTATAGTTGGCGTTGCAGTCATGCTTATTGGCTGGAGTTTGGCTGTGTATGTGTTGTTACGAATATTGTTTACGGCTGCTGCGCAGGATAAGCGACATGCCAAGGTAATTAGCATTGCTCTTTTAATGGGATGGCTTGGATTGACGGCTTATCTATTGTGGTTAGTTACAGGTAATCCCTTCATGATTGATTTTTCCAATCATATCGGCGTTTGGTTTTTTTTGGTGCCAATTGTACTAACGGTGTCGCATCGTATGATTCCTTTTTTTTCCAGCCGCGTTTTGGATAATTATGTGATGGTGCGGCCATTCTGGTTGCTTTGGCTAATGATTGCATTCATTGTGGTGCATGGGGGCATGCAGTTGATGGAAATAAGGGGTTATTTATGGATGGTAGATATCCCGTTGGCATTGTGTGCCTTTTATCTTTCTTATCGTTGGGGATGGGTGCGTAGTTTTCGTGTTAAATTATTAGCAGTGTTGCATATTTCATTTGTTTGGTTTGCTATATCTATGGTGTTGTATGGTTTGCAAAGTTTTATTTATATGCAATCTGGTAAGGTGATACTTGGATTGGCACCGTTACATGCGTTAACCATTGGATTTTTCACGAGTATGATTTTGGCAATGGTTTCTCGTGTCACGCTTGGACATTCAGGACGCCCATTAGAATTGGATCAATTTACTTGGATATTATTTTTAGGGTTTCAGGCAACTGCAGTACTCAGAATAATCGCTGATGCTCCATTAGCGGCAACAATAATGCCGCAATTATATGTAATTGCTGGATTGATCTGGCTGTTTTCCTTCGTTTTATGGGCTGTTAAGTATGTGCCGATCTATTGGAAACCCAGGGTCGATGGAAAACAGGGTTAG
- the rpiA gene encoding ribose-5-phosphate isomerase RpiA, whose protein sequence is MTQDEQKRAVAAAAIQYVPVGSIVGVGTGSTANYFIDELAKIKHQIEGAVASSDATAQRLKGHGIEVLDLNDVMDIPVYVDGSDEITEHLHMIKGGGGALTREKIVAAVAQKFICIADQSKLVEVLGNFPLPIEVIPMARSYVAREIVLLGGQPALRQGFKTDNGNVILDIYGMKIMNPVELEAKLNQIAGVVTNGLFAMRSANVLLLGTDSGVKTISI, encoded by the coding sequence ATGACTCAAGATGAACAAAAACGTGCAGTAGCTGCCGCTGCTATACAATATGTTCCCGTAGGATCTATTGTTGGGGTTGGAACTGGTTCTACTGCCAACTACTTTATTGATGAATTGGCTAAAATCAAACATCAGATTGAGGGTGCAGTTGCGAGCTCAGATGCGACAGCTCAGCGCCTTAAGGGGCATGGAATTGAAGTTTTAGATCTGAATGATGTTATGGATATTCCCGTTTATGTGGATGGCTCGGATGAAATTACTGAACATTTGCATATGATTAAAGGGGGCGGAGGAGCATTGACACGAGAGAAAATAGTTGCTGCGGTTGCACAAAAATTTATTTGCATTGCTGATCAGAGTAAATTGGTCGAAGTATTGGGCAATTTTCCATTGCCTATTGAGGTAATACCCATGGCTCGTAGTTATGTTGCGCGGGAAATTGTGTTGCTTGGAGGGCAACCGGCACTAAGGCAAGGTTTTAAAACTGACAACGGTAATGTGATTCTTGATATTTATGGGATGAAAATCATGAATCCTGTGGAATTGGAAGCGAAGCTGAATCAAATTGCCGGAGTGGTAACCAATGGGCTTTTTGCTATGCGGTCTGCTAATGTGTTGCTACTGGGGACTGATAGCGGCGTTAAAACAATATCGATTTGA
- the phoU gene encoding phosphate signaling complex protein PhoU yields the protein MQNKEHISKQFDASLEEVRTRVLQMGGFVEEQIECAIEALITGNEDLIDQVITRDHRVNAMEVSIDEICNQIIARRQPTASDLRLIMMVIKTITDLERIGDEAAKIARMAKLIYAADRIHIPRFNEIKHVASIAMEMLHKALDSFARLDLNAAAQIVRQDEFVDEEFRSILRQLITFMMEDPRKISTCLEILFIAKAIERIGDHAKNMSEYVVYMVKGKDVRHVTADQIEQEIKE from the coding sequence ATGCAAAACAAAGAACATATTTCTAAACAATTTGATGCAAGCCTAGAAGAAGTTCGGACACGTGTGCTACAAATGGGAGGCTTTGTTGAAGAACAAATTGAGTGTGCAATTGAAGCGTTGATAACAGGCAATGAGGATTTGATTGATCAGGTGATTACACGCGATCATCGTGTGAATGCCATGGAAGTGTCAATTGATGAAATTTGTAATCAGATTATTGCACGGAGGCAGCCAACAGCCAGTGATTTGCGTTTAATCATGATGGTCATTAAAACCATTACGGATCTGGAACGTATCGGTGATGAAGCTGCAAAAATTGCGCGCATGGCAAAATTGATTTATGCAGCGGATCGTATACATATTCCGCGCTTTAATGAAATCAAGCATGTGGCAAGTATTGCGATGGAAATGTTACATAAAGCATTGGATTCTTTTGCGCGACTAGACTTAAATGCTGCTGCGCAGATTGTGCGTCAGGATGAATTTGTTGATGAAGAATTTCGCTCTATTCTTCGCCAGCTCATTACATTTATGATGGAAGATCCAAGAAAGATTTCTACTTGTCTAGAGATATTGTTTATTGCTAAGGCAATTGAACGGATTGGCGATCACGCAAAAAATATGTCGGAATATGTGGTGTATATGGTGAAAGGAAAAGATGTGCGTCACGTAACTGCAGATCAAATCGAGCAAGAAATAAAGGAATAA
- a CDS encoding type IV pilin protein: MKFNTALYYPHSRGFTLIEIMVTVAIIGIIAAIALPSYQEHVRRANRTEAKALLHENAQFMEKFYSQHNQYDGTSGADGIANTGDDGAVTLPITKSPRDGTKQYDINLSAVGNNTFTLQAVPTGSMAGDTCGTLTLTNTGVRGSSGSIDECWNR; this comes from the coding sequence ATGAAATTTAATACAGCTTTATATTACCCGCATTCGCGTGGCTTCACTTTAATAGAGATTATGGTCACAGTTGCCATCATCGGAATTATTGCGGCAATTGCACTGCCATCCTATCAGGAACACGTAAGACGCGCTAATCGAACCGAAGCAAAAGCTTTATTACATGAAAATGCACAGTTTATGGAGAAATTTTATAGTCAGCATAATCAATATGATGGAACATCTGGAGCAGATGGAATTGCAAATACCGGCGATGATGGCGCTGTAACTTTACCTATCACAAAATCTCCTAGAGATGGCACTAAGCAATATGACATCAACCTCTCAGCAGTTGGGAACAACACCTTTACTTTGCAAGCAGTACCAACCGGCTCCATGGCAGGAGATACTTGCGGTACCTTGACATTGACCAATACGGGGGTTCGGGGTTCCAGCGGAAGTATCGACGAATGTTGGAATCGTTAA